From the uncultured Trichococcus sp. genome, one window contains:
- a CDS encoding GTP pyrophosphokinase family protein — translation MENKEVENWDSFLAPYEQAVEELKVKLKGIRKQYRDENAHAPIEFITGRVKTKESILEKAEVRDIDLTRLEQDVQDIAGLRIMCQFVEDIHEVVRLLRARKDFKIIIERDYVTHKKESGYRSYHMVIEYPVQRIYEEKKILVEIQIRTLAMNFWATIEHSLNYKYRGEYPEELHDRLIRAAEAAFRLDEEMSEIREEIKDAQRYFSDKKEDGR, via the coding sequence ATGGAAAATAAAGAAGTTGAAAACTGGGATTCATTTTTAGCGCCGTACGAACAAGCGGTGGAGGAATTAAAAGTTAAGCTGAAGGGCATCCGTAAGCAATATCGAGATGAGAATGCGCACGCGCCCATCGAGTTCATCACTGGTCGTGTCAAAACAAAGGAAAGCATATTGGAAAAGGCGGAAGTCCGGGACATTGACCTGACCAGACTGGAACAGGACGTACAGGATATTGCCGGCCTGCGGATCATGTGCCAATTTGTAGAGGACATACACGAAGTTGTGCGCCTTTTGCGCGCAAGAAAAGATTTTAAGATCATCATAGAACGGGATTATGTTACACACAAAAAGGAAAGCGGCTATCGTTCGTACCATATGGTGATCGAATATCCGGTCCAGCGTATTTACGAAGAAAAGAAAATACTGGTCGAAATTCAGATCAGGACACTCGCCATGAATTTTTGGGCAACAATCGAACATTCGTTGAACTACAAATATCGGGGCGAATATCCGGAAGAATTGCATGACCGGCTGATACGTGCTGCAGAAGCCGCCTTCCGTCTGGACGAAGAAATGTCGGAAATACGTGAAGAAATAAAAGATGCCCAACGCTATTTTTCCGACAAAAAAGAAGATGGACGATAA
- a CDS encoding AI-2E family transporter, with protein sequence MEKLRKTNLLYWSVWLLVMACLIWVSTKIDFIFYPIGTFISTVFTPVLVAGFLYYIFTPFIEMLEHRLNIKRPIGILIVMVLLIGIVIFSFLGLIPKLVNQIGELLANLPNVIRSLNLIYQQLIEQEWVERLDIPTQLSQLSGNVQSSISAFLNGLTGSIGSVLSAVANVVLLVIIIPLIFFYMLKDGHKFPEAVAQLLPHEYSSDVLALLKEINKTIAKYISGQALVCLFVGTFTFIGYLLIGLPYAFLLGVTAAITNIIPYLGPYIGLIPAVVIGLTASPSKALLVCVVVLVVQQVESNIISPNVLGKTLDMHPLTILFLLLAVGKISGVLGMILAIPTYAVVKTIVQYVHRYVKNRKKKVLYKE encoded by the coding sequence ATGGAAAAGTTAAGGAAAACGAATCTGCTCTATTGGAGTGTTTGGCTTTTGGTGATGGCGTGCCTGATTTGGGTGTCCACCAAAATCGATTTTATTTTCTATCCGATCGGCACCTTCATCTCGACTGTCTTCACGCCAGTGCTTGTGGCGGGATTTCTGTATTATATATTCACGCCGTTCATCGAAATGCTCGAGCACAGGCTGAACATCAAACGACCGATAGGCATCCTCATAGTGATGGTACTTCTGATCGGCATCGTCATCTTCTCATTTCTGGGGCTCATTCCGAAGCTCGTAAACCAAATCGGAGAGCTGTTGGCGAATTTACCTAACGTCATCCGTTCCTTGAACCTAATCTATCAGCAATTGATTGAACAGGAATGGGTGGAGCGTCTGGATATTCCGACCCAATTGTCTCAGTTGAGCGGAAATGTCCAAAGCAGCATCAGTGCCTTCCTGAATGGTCTGACGGGCAGCATCGGCTCGGTGCTGTCGGCCGTAGCGAACGTAGTCTTGCTTGTCATCATCATTCCGTTGATTTTTTTCTACATGCTGAAGGACGGACACAAGTTTCCTGAAGCGGTAGCCCAATTGCTGCCGCATGAATACTCTTCGGACGTGCTTGCGTTGCTGAAGGAGATCAACAAAACGATCGCCAAATACATCAGTGGGCAGGCGCTTGTCTGTTTGTTCGTAGGGACCTTCACCTTTATCGGGTATCTGCTGATCGGACTGCCTTATGCCTTCCTGCTTGGGGTCACAGCGGCCATAACGAACATCATTCCTTATCTTGGACCATACATCGGCTTAATTCCGGCCGTGGTAATCGGGCTGACTGCCTCTCCGTCAAAGGCGCTGCTGGTCTGTGTCGTCGTGTTGGTGGTACAGCAAGTGGAATCGAACATCATTTCACCAAACGTCTTGGGCAAAACGTTGGATATGCATCCGCTGACGATTCTGTTTCTGCTGTTGGCTGTAGGCAAAATTTCCGGTGTTCTGGGAATGATATTGGCGATTCCGACGTATGCAGTCGTGAAAACCATCGTTCAATATGTCCACCGTTACGTTAAAAACAGAAAGAAAAAAGTGTTATATAAAGAATAA
- the mgtE gene encoding magnesium transporter: protein MISVLEPQYEFELDEALAKIRESLQDEDIERFRSEFLDYHLYDQAQIYLALAPEERITMYNYLSANEMADMFEIIEEDVESIEAYLLEMNNQYAADMLANMYADNAVDMLKQLKDERIWLYLRLMPMEAAKEIRALLNYEDETAGAIMTPEFVSIVANQTVRSAMAILKSKAPDAETIYYIYVVNVDNVLVGVISLRDLIVNDEDMMISDIMSERIVSVKVNEGQEDVAHKIRDYDFLAVPVVDENNVLLGIITVDDIIDVIDEEAVSDFSGLAGVDVEEQSENPFVAASKRLPWLITLLFLGMGTSTLISQYEGLIADASILSVFVTLITGTSGNAGTQSLAVAVRKIGMQDDEEKNLFRTILSELATGLISGLVTGITIALVIGFWKQNLILGGIIGISMLVAITVANLAGSLIPVLMDRLGFDPAVASGPFISTFSDLTSVLIYFNIAKHFISTLM from the coding sequence ATGATATCCGTGTTGGAACCACAATATGAATTTGAACTGGACGAAGCGTTGGCGAAAATCCGCGAATCACTCCAGGACGAGGATATAGAAAGATTCCGTTCCGAATTTTTGGACTATCACCTCTACGACCAGGCCCAGATCTACTTGGCTTTGGCGCCTGAAGAACGCATAACGATGTACAATTATCTCTCTGCGAATGAAATGGCGGACATGTTCGAAATCATCGAAGAAGATGTCGAGTCGATCGAAGCCTATCTTTTGGAAATGAACAATCAATACGCGGCCGATATGTTGGCCAACATGTATGCCGATAATGCCGTGGATATGCTGAAACAACTGAAGGATGAGCGGATTTGGCTGTACCTGCGCTTGATGCCTATGGAGGCAGCGAAAGAGATCCGGGCCCTGTTGAATTATGAAGATGAGACTGCCGGGGCCATCATGACGCCGGAGTTCGTCTCGATCGTCGCCAACCAGACTGTGCGGTCCGCCATGGCCATCCTTAAGAGTAAGGCGCCTGACGCGGAAACCATCTACTATATCTACGTCGTCAATGTGGATAATGTGCTGGTCGGGGTCATTTCCTTGAGGGACCTGATCGTAAACGATGAAGATATGATGATCAGCGATATCATGAGTGAGCGGATCGTATCCGTGAAAGTCAACGAAGGGCAAGAGGATGTTGCCCATAAAATCAGAGACTATGACTTCTTGGCTGTGCCGGTAGTCGATGAGAATAATGTGTTGCTGGGGATCATCACCGTCGATGACATCATCGACGTCATCGATGAGGAAGCCGTCAGCGACTTCTCCGGTTTGGCCGGGGTTGACGTTGAGGAGCAATCGGAAAACCCGTTTGTGGCAGCATCCAAACGGTTGCCGTGGTTGATTACGCTATTATTCTTGGGTATGGGAACGTCCACCCTGATCAGTCAGTATGAAGGGTTGATTGCGGATGCATCGATCCTCTCTGTATTCGTCACCTTGATAACCGGAACATCCGGTAATGCGGGGACGCAATCACTTGCCGTCGCAGTCCGGAAAATCGGCATGCAGGATGACGAAGAGAAAAATTTGTTCCGTACCATTTTATCCGAGTTGGCGACCGGATTGATCTCCGGTTTGGTGACTGGTATCACGATTGCGCTTGTCATCGGCTTTTGGAAACAGAACCTCATCTTAGGCGGGATCATCGGCATTTCTATGTTGGTTGCCATCACTGTGGCGAATTTGGCGGGTAGCTTGATTCCGGTCTTGATGGATCGGCTTGGCTTTGATCCTGCCGTCGCAAGCGGGCCGTTCATCTCGACATTCAGCGATTTGACTTCCGTTTTGATCTATTTCAACATCGCAAAACATTTTATCAGCACCCTCATGTAG
- a CDS encoding NAD kinase, translating to MKIALVHNQTPETLAVAAKFKEMCLSEKIEIITDYPDLVVSIGGDGTLLSAFHKYEDQLSQVRFVGIHTGHLGFYTDWRTYELPELVESLKHDKGESVSYPLLDVRVKYADEEEETRYIALNEASLKKMDGTMVCDIFVKDELFETFRGDGLCVSTPTGSTGFSKSLGGAVIHPRTEAIQLTEMASVNNRIYRTLSSPMIIAKDEWIVIYPHKEDRLILSVDHLTFKKRSIERLVYRIAQERVHFARYRHTHFWDRVEDAFIGVKKNDRNERTKER from the coding sequence ATGAAAATTGCACTGGTCCATAACCAGACGCCAGAGACTTTAGCCGTCGCGGCGAAATTCAAAGAGATGTGCCTCTCTGAAAAGATTGAAATTATCACGGACTATCCGGATCTTGTTGTATCGATCGGGGGCGACGGGACGTTGCTTTCAGCTTTCCATAAGTATGAAGACCAACTGAGCCAAGTGCGTTTTGTGGGGATCCATACCGGACACCTGGGCTTTTATACAGATTGGCGTACGTACGAATTGCCTGAGCTTGTGGAAAGCCTGAAGCATGACAAAGGGGAAAGTGTCAGCTATCCCTTGCTCGATGTCCGCGTCAAGTATGCGGATGAAGAGGAAGAAACCCGCTACATCGCTTTGAATGAAGCGAGTTTGAAAAAAATGGACGGCACGATGGTTTGCGATATCTTTGTGAAGGATGAACTGTTCGAGACATTCCGTGGCGATGGTCTTTGCGTTTCCACGCCTACAGGATCGACCGGGTTCAGCAAATCGCTTGGCGGGGCCGTTATCCATCCCCGAACGGAAGCTATCCAACTGACCGAGATGGCCTCAGTGAATAACCGCATCTATCGGACGCTGAGCTCGCCCATGATCATCGCGAAAGACGAATGGATCGTCATTTATCCGCACAAGGAAGATCGCTTGATTTTGTCCGTAGATCATTTGACATTCAAGAAAAGAAGCATTGAACGACTGGTTTACCGGATTGCCCAGGAGCGCGTGCATTTTGCGCGTTACCGTCACACGCATTTCTGGGATCGGGTCGAAGATGCCTTCATCGGCGTAAAGAAAAACGACAGGAACGAACGGACAAAGGAGCGGTGA
- a CDS encoding RluA family pseudouridine synthase, with the protein MIFSWIYEKEETIQMKTFLRSKGISKSLLATIKFGGGSIWLNGKERTVLAILEKDDKVMIRIPDEGEHETTVGVDMPLDILFEDEHFLVVNKPFGAASIPSKVHPRLSMANRVKGYYQRQGYVDQVIHIVTRLDRDTTGVMLFARHGYAHALMDTLLRNKEVDKTYRAILSEPVLTQPHGFIDAPIGRTEDSIMTRMVREDGKQALTEYWLDKSYPDGQTVKIKLHTGRTHQIRVHFTSIGAPLLGDDLYGGKADPDMLRQALHCESLAFVHPISGDFLKIEAPLPDDFIKWESRQMDKEDDIRVGTTI; encoded by the coding sequence GTGATTTTTAGCTGGATATATGAAAAAGAAGAGACGATACAGATGAAGACTTTTTTACGTTCCAAGGGCATATCAAAAAGTCTGTTGGCCACCATCAAATTCGGCGGCGGCAGTATCTGGCTGAACGGCAAAGAAAGAACGGTATTGGCGATCCTGGAAAAAGACGATAAAGTGATGATCCGCATTCCGGATGAAGGGGAACATGAAACGACTGTCGGGGTGGACATGCCTTTGGACATTTTATTTGAGGACGAACACTTTTTGGTTGTGAACAAACCGTTTGGCGCTGCTTCCATCCCATCAAAGGTGCACCCGCGTCTTTCGATGGCGAATCGCGTGAAAGGCTACTATCAGCGTCAAGGCTACGTGGATCAAGTCATCCATATTGTCACACGCTTGGATCGTGATACGACCGGCGTTATGCTTTTTGCAAGGCATGGATATGCGCATGCTCTGATGGATACGCTGTTGCGCAACAAAGAAGTGGACAAAACATACCGTGCGATCTTATCCGAACCGGTGCTGACGCAGCCGCACGGATTCATCGATGCTCCCATCGGCAGGACAGAGGATTCAATCATGACGCGGATGGTCCGGGAAGACGGGAAACAAGCGCTGACGGAATATTGGTTGGACAAGTCCTATCCGGATGGGCAGACTGTGAAAATCAAGTTGCATACGGGAAGAACCCATCAAATTAGGGTGCATTTCACTTCGATCGGTGCGCCTTTGCTTGGGGATGACCTTTATGGCGGCAAAGCCGACCCGGATATGCTGCGTCAAGCCCTCCATTGCGAATCATTGGCATTTGTGCATCCGATCAGTGGGGATTTCTTAAAGATCGAAGCGCCATTGCCGGATGATTTCATCAAATGGGAAAGCAGACAGATGGACAAGGAGGATGATATCCGTGTTGGAACCACAATATGA
- a CDS encoding GNAT family N-acetyltransferase, producing the protein MHFEWTQDLKSKTYRDALDIRKEVFVEEQQVPVSIEIDDLEDKTLHLVGYEESTPVATARIYPMENGKYKVQRVATRKAVREKKYGSILMQEIERHVRELGGKRLFLGAQNHAIGFYEKAGYTICGEEYEEAGILHHDMDKMIE; encoded by the coding sequence TTGCATTTTGAATGGACACAAGACTTAAAATCCAAAACCTACAGGGATGCCTTGGACATCCGTAAAGAAGTATTCGTGGAGGAACAGCAGGTGCCGGTCTCCATAGAAATCGACGATTTGGAAGACAAAACCCTGCATCTCGTCGGTTATGAAGAATCCACTCCTGTTGCCACAGCCCGCATTTACCCGATGGAAAACGGCAAATACAAGGTGCAGCGTGTCGCCACCCGCAAAGCCGTAAGAGAAAAGAAATACGGTAGCATCCTCATGCAGGAAATCGAAAGGCACGTCCGCGAACTCGGCGGCAAGCGCCTGTTCCTCGGAGCCCAAAACCATGCCATCGGTTTTTACGAAAAAGCCGGCTACACCATCTGCGGCGAAGAATACGAAGAAGCCGGCATCCTGCACCACGACATGGACAAAATGATAGAGTAG
- a CDS encoding FAD-dependent oxidoreductase: protein MKVIVVGCTHAGTSAVKTILKENPGTEVTVYERNDNVSFLSCGIALYVGGVVKDPQGLFYSNPEELASLGANVNMQHDVTNIDTALKTVSVKNLVTGEEFQDTYDKLVLTVGSWPIIPPIDGIQSKNVLLCKNYNQAKEIIARKDDKKKIVVVGGGYIGIELVEAFANDGKDVTLVDGLDRILNKYLDSEFTDILEDDLRAHGVKVQLNEMVKGFKENEAGDITTVVTTGGEYDAELVILCVGFRPNTDLVKGQVDMMKNGAIIVNDYMQTSLPDVYAAGDSCAVNYNPNGGHAYIPLATNAVRMGMLVGKNINGPKMKYRGTQSTSGLYLNGFNIGSTGVNDASAGVFGLETRSVVLEDFYRPEFMPSNEKLLMKLVYEVGTTRIVGGQLMSKYDITQSANTLSLAIQNKMTIEDLALVDFFFQPHFDRPWNYLNLLAQKALEQEAELAAK, encoded by the coding sequence ATGAAAGTGATCGTAGTGGGATGTACACATGCCGGAACGTCAGCAGTGAAGACAATTTTGAAGGAGAATCCAGGTACTGAAGTAACGGTATACGAAAGAAACGACAACGTTTCATTCTTGTCATGCGGGATTGCGCTTTACGTCGGCGGAGTCGTGAAAGATCCACAAGGATTATTCTATTCTAACCCTGAGGAACTTGCTTCATTAGGCGCAAACGTAAATATGCAACATGATGTAACAAACATTGATACAGCCTTAAAAACTGTTTCTGTGAAAAACTTAGTTACTGGGGAAGAATTCCAAGACACTTACGATAAGTTGGTTTTGACGGTCGGTTCGTGGCCAATCATCCCTCCAATCGATGGCATCCAGAGCAAAAATGTTTTGCTTTGCAAAAACTATAACCAAGCAAAAGAAATCATCGCACGTAAAGACGACAAAAAGAAAATCGTCGTTGTCGGTGGCGGCTATATCGGAATCGAGTTGGTTGAAGCGTTTGCCAACGACGGAAAAGATGTAACCCTAGTCGATGGTTTGGACCGCATTTTGAATAAATATTTGGATTCCGAATTCACGGACATCCTTGAAGATGACTTGCGCGCACATGGCGTCAAAGTACAATTGAACGAAATGGTCAAAGGCTTCAAAGAAAATGAAGCTGGCGACATCACGACCGTAGTTACGACTGGCGGAGAATATGACGCTGAATTGGTCATCTTATGCGTCGGTTTCAGACCGAACACTGACCTTGTAAAAGGGCAAGTGGACATGATGAAAAACGGTGCAATCATCGTGAATGATTACATGCAAACAAGCTTGCCCGACGTTTATGCAGCAGGAGACAGCTGTGCCGTAAACTACAATCCGAACGGCGGACACGCTTATATCCCATTGGCAACAAATGCTGTACGTATGGGGATGCTGGTCGGAAAAAACATCAACGGACCTAAAATGAAATACCGTGGGACCCAATCCACTTCTGGCCTGTACCTGAACGGATTCAATATCGGTTCTACAGGTGTGAACGATGCAAGTGCTGGGGTATTCGGCCTCGAAACACGTTCCGTAGTTCTGGAAGACTTCTACCGCCCGGAATTCATGCCATCAAATGAAAAATTGTTGATGAAACTTGTCTACGAAGTAGGTACAACCCGCATCGTCGGCGGACAGCTGATGTCCAAATATGACATCACACAATCAGCCAATACTTTATCATTGGCTATCCAAAACAAAATGACGATCGAAGATTTGGCGCTTGTCGACTTCTTCTTCCAACCTCATTTTGACCGTCCTTGGAACTACTTGAACTTGTTGGCTCAAAAGGCACTGGAACAAGAAGCGGAATTAGCTGCTAAATAA
- a CDS encoding M42 family metallopeptidase: MPDIIETIQQLTNIPSPTGYTAEIIGFLDENLKKKGYQPKRNHKGSLMVTVKGTEDQSRRFVTAHIDTLGAMVRAIKPDGRLKIDLIGGFTYHSIDGEYCTVHSAATGKDWTGTILLHQTSVHVYKDARTAERSQDNMEIRLDAEVHDAKDVSSLGIGVGDFISFAPRTEATQTGYIKSRHLDDKASAAILLQFLHRIVDENLTLPYTTCFFFSNNEEIGYGGNSNMPPHTVEYLAVDMGAMGDDQQTDEYTVSICVKDGSGPYHFGLRQQLVGLCESKKIPYKLDIYPFYGSDASAAMKAGWDVRHALIGPGIDASHAYERTHRKSLDACAKLLEAYLSAPMIGN, encoded by the coding sequence ATGCCAGATATAATTGAAACAATCCAACAATTGACAAACATCCCGTCGCCGACAGGCTATACTGCGGAAATCATCGGGTTTTTGGATGAAAACCTGAAAAAGAAGGGGTATCAACCTAAACGGAATCACAAAGGGAGCCTGATGGTGACGGTGAAAGGAACCGAAGACCAAAGCAGGCGCTTTGTGACGGCGCATATCGATACGCTGGGGGCAATGGTGCGCGCAATCAAACCGGATGGACGCTTGAAAATCGATCTGATCGGCGGGTTCACTTATCATTCGATCGATGGCGAATACTGCACGGTCCACAGCGCAGCCACCGGAAAAGACTGGACGGGTACGATATTGTTGCACCAAACGAGCGTCCACGTCTACAAAGACGCGCGTACAGCCGAACGCAGCCAGGACAATATGGAGATCCGCCTGGATGCGGAAGTGCACGATGCCAAAGATGTCTCTTCGCTTGGCATCGGCGTAGGGGACTTCATCAGCTTCGCCCCTCGGACGGAGGCGACTCAGACCGGCTACATCAAATCGAGACATCTGGACGATAAAGCCAGCGCGGCTATCCTGCTGCAGTTCCTGCACCGTATCGTGGACGAAAACCTGACGCTTCCCTATACGACTTGTTTCTTCTTTTCCAACAATGAGGAAATCGGCTACGGCGGCAACTCGAATATGCCGCCGCACACGGTGGAATATTTGGCTGTCGATATGGGTGCGATGGGCGACGATCAGCAAACTGACGAGTATACCGTGTCCATCTGCGTGAAGGACGGATCGGGCCCTTACCACTTCGGACTTCGGCAACAATTGGTCGGATTATGCGAATCGAAGAAGATTCCTTACAAGTTGGATATCTACCCGTTTTACGGCAGTGATGCTTCTGCAGCCATGAAAGCGGGTTGGGATGTCCGCCACGCTTTGATCGGACCGGGAATCGATGCAAGCCACGCCTATGAGCGGACCCATCGGAAGTCCTTGGATGCCTGCGCCAAACTGTTGGAAGCGTATCTGTCAGCTCCAATGATCGGCAACTAG
- a CDS encoding NAD(P)-dependent oxidoreductase, whose product MSTKKWLLKTRLKEQQIATLKELYPDYEMVTDDAETEAFREVEWTVGWNDRLTSLLEAEQLPSLRWVQAISAGVNSLPLATFERQGIYLTNASGIHSEPIAEYVIGVLLSHMRGLRTAILNQPQRKWEQTTELQELKGKTMMIVGAGHIGNRLGELAKAFGMKVIAVNRSGKEIPGLDVTVKMDNIGTVIDFADVVVDILPQTDETYRVFDDALFSRMKKGVLFVNVGRGVTVDTDSLIKALDNGTVAYAALDVFDEEPLPAASPLWNHKKVLITPHFSGVVEHFRDNLFEVVLENADSYKKDGKPSRNLIDFEKKY is encoded by the coding sequence ATGTCAACCAAAAAGTGGCTGCTGAAGACACGTTTGAAGGAACAGCAAATCGCAACGTTGAAGGAACTCTATCCAGATTACGAGATGGTTACCGATGACGCGGAAACAGAAGCGTTCAGGGAAGTCGAGTGGACTGTCGGCTGGAACGATAGATTGACCAGCCTGCTGGAGGCGGAGCAACTGCCTTCACTAAGGTGGGTCCAAGCGATTTCAGCGGGCGTGAACAGCCTGCCGTTGGCAACCTTCGAAAGACAGGGAATCTATTTGACGAACGCGAGCGGCATCCATAGCGAGCCGATTGCTGAATACGTCATCGGCGTTCTGCTTTCGCATATGCGCGGATTGCGGACTGCGATCCTGAATCAGCCGCAACGGAAGTGGGAGCAGACTACGGAGCTCCAGGAACTGAAAGGCAAAACGATGATGATTGTAGGGGCCGGCCATATCGGCAACCGCCTCGGAGAATTGGCTAAAGCGTTCGGCATGAAAGTCATCGCTGTCAATCGCAGCGGCAAGGAGATACCCGGCCTGGATGTGACGGTAAAAATGGACAATATCGGCACTGTCATCGACTTTGCGGATGTTGTTGTGGACATCCTCCCTCAAACGGATGAAACCTACCGTGTTTTTGATGATGCCCTTTTCTCGCGCATGAAAAAAGGCGTTCTCTTTGTGAATGTAGGCCGTGGCGTCACGGTGGACACCGATAGCCTCATTAAGGCATTGGACAACGGGACAGTGGCTTACGCGGCTTTGGATGTGTTCGATGAGGAACCGTTGCCTGCCGCCAGCCCTTTGTGGAATCATAAAAAGGTACTGATTACGCCGCATTTTTCCGGTGTGGTTGAGCATTTCCGGGACAATCTGTTTGAAGTTGTCTTGGAAAATGCCGATAGTTACAAAAAAGACGGCAAACCAAGCCGCAACCTGATCGATTTTGAGAAAAAGTATTAA